CGTTCCTGACCGACGACAACACACCGATGGTCTGGCGTGGCCCGATGGTTTCCGGCGCCTTGCTGCAACTGGTGACCCAGACCGCCTGGGACGACCTCGACTACCTGGTGATCGACATGCCGCCGGGCACTGGCGACATTCAACTGACCCTGGCGCAGAAAGTGCCGGTAGCCGGTTCCGTGATCGTCACCACCCCGCAGGACCTGGCGCTGCTGGATGCGAAGAAGGGTGTCGAGATGTTCCGCAAGGTCAACATCCCGGTCCTCGGTGTGGTGGAGAACATGGCGGTGCACATCTGCTCGAACTGCGGTCATGCCGAGCACCTGTTCGGTGAAGGTGGCGGTGAGAAGCTGGCGGCGCAGTATGGCGTCGAGTTGCTGGCGTCGTTGCCGCTGTCGATGCTGATTCGCGAGCAGGCAGACAGCGGCAAGCCGACAGCGATCGCCGAGCCGGAAAGCCAGATTGCCATGGTCTACCAAGAGCTGGCCCGTCAGGTGGGGGCTCGGATCGTGCTACAGGAAGCGGCGGCGCCGGCAATGCCGAGCATTACCATCAGCGAAGATTGATCCGCCGGCTTACGCAAGCTCAGCAGGAGCGGCACAAGCCGTTCCTGCTGGGCTTGCGTCGTTTTGCGCAGGCACAAAAAAACCCGCCGGAAGGCGGGTTTTTTTTGAAAGCGAGGAAGCTAAATCGACTTAGGCGATTTGAACTTCTTCAGCCTGCATGCCTTTCTGGCCGCGGGTAGCGACGAAAGTAACAGCCTGGCCTTCTTTCAGGGTTTTGAAGCCGTCAGCCTGGATGGCTTTGAAGTGTACGAACAGGTCGTCACCCGACTGAGGAGTGATGAAGCCGTAGCCCTTCTCATCGTTGAACCACTTAACAACACCGGATTGGCGATTGGACATGTGTCTGTCTCCTTGGACAAAGTAGATTTCGGCTCAGGAATTGCCCTGGCCGGGACTGAGTGCAAAGAGAGCGGAAAATTCAGCGATGGGCCGATCAGGATCGTGCATCAAACAGATTCTCGGTGTCACGTGCAGCACAGTGGCGCCACCTTACCCCACTTTCCGCAAGCTGCCAATGGCCAACAGCGGCTTTGATGAAATTCGGATCGGCGGGCGGCCAGCCCCCGTCCGGCGCGGGATAGGGGCAGGGAACTTTAACGCGCGCGCCAGGACCGGTAAGATGCGCATCTCGTTTTTTCACCTCGTACTTTCAGGACATCCCGCCATGAGCATCAAATCGGACAAGTGGATTCGCCGCATGGCGCAGGAACACGGCATGATCGAGCCGTTCGTCGAGCGCCAGGTGCGGGGCGAACAGGACAGCCGGGTGATCTCCTTCGGTGTCTCCAGCTACGGCTACGACGTACGTTGCGCCGATGAATTCAAGGTGTTCACCAACATCAATTCGGCCACCGTCGATCCGAAGAACTTCGATGCCGGCAGCTTCGTCGACATCAAGAGCGACGTCTGCATCATCCCGCCGAACTCCTTCGCCCTGGCCCGTACTGTCGAGTACTTCCGCATTCCGCGCGATGTCCTGACCATCTGCCTGGGCAAGAGCACTTATGCCCGCTGCGGCATCATCGTAAATGTCACCCCCCTGGAGCCGGAGTGGGAGGGGCACGTCACCCTCGAGTTCTCCAACACCACCACACTGCCGGCCAAGATCTACGCCAACGAAGGCGTGGCCCAGATGTTGTTCCTGCAATCCGATGAAGAGTGCGAGGTGTCGTACAAGGATCGCGGCGGCAAATACCAGGGCCAGCGCGGCGTCACGCTGCCACGTACCTGAGCCGACGAGCTGGGGGAATTAGTTCCCCTTTTGCCACTCCAACGAGGTAAGTCCCCGGCGTGCATGACGTACGCCGGCCCTCGTCAGGAGCAGCCCATGAAACTCGATCCTGCAATCAGCGCGAAGCTGGCCGTCCTGCAGCCGAACCAGATCGGCATGATGGCCTGGACTCTGCTCGCGCACCCGCATCCGCCGACGGATCTGCACGCCGGTGGCGTCCCGCACCAGCCTGATCCCGATACCCCGCAACCCCCCGAGCCTGGCGAGCACCCGCCGATGGAGCCGGGCGAGCCGACCTTGCCCGACGAGCCGCCTCCGGCGCCAGTCGCCTGATCAGGCCGGCACTGCCCAGACCCGTTGATCGCCCACGACGAACAGGCGGGCGCCGGGCTCTGGTTGCACCGTCCAACCGCCGGTGAACTCGCCGAACGCCGGCAGCAGGCTGACCTTTGCGTGGAACATGAAGCACGCCAGGCGCAGGCGTTGGCGGCCACGACCACGCAGGACGCACGCCGGATGGACATGGCCTGCGATCACCGGATGCTCGGGGTGAGCGCCGGTCTCGTGCTGTAGCGCGAATGGCGGCAGTAGCAAAGGCTCGTCGACAACGTCAATGGCGAGCTCCTGCGGCGGATCGCCAGCATGACGGTCGTGATTGCCTCGCACCAGGACCACCCGTAACCCTGGGTGCCGTTCGCGCCATGCAGCTACACGGGCCAGGGTGGCAGGTGCTCGCGCACTACGTGCGTGGAGAAAGTCGCCGAGCACGATCAACTGCTGGCAATCGTAATGCTGCAAGAGCGTGTCCAGGCGATCCAGGGTCGCCTGGGTAGTACCGCGTGGCACCGGTTGGTGCAGGGCGCGGTAGCTGGCGGCCTTGCCAATGTGCAGGTCGGCAACCAGAAGGGCGCGCCGGGCTGGCCAGTAGAGCGCTTTTTCAGGTAACAGCCACAGCGTTTCGCCGCAATGTTCGATCGCCAGGTGGTGCACGTTCAGGATTTCCTCCGTTCAGTTCCCGCAAGGTCGCTCATGGTTCGGCTCGCCGCCTTTTCGAGATCCGCCACCATCCGGGCGATGCGGTCTGCCAGTTTTTCCGTGCTCAGGGTTTCGCGCATGCCCTCGACCAATAGGGCGAAGGCCAGCGGCCCGGGCCGGCGCAAGGCGTGCAGATCGAGGCGCAATCCTGACATTTTCTGCAACTGCTGATGCAGGCGCTCGATCTCCAGCTCCTCACGCAGCACCTCGTCACGCGCCTGGCCCAGCAGCAGATTGCCAGCGTCATGCTTGCGAAACACCTCGTAGAACAGACCACTGGAGGCCTGGAGCTGGCGCGTGCTTTTCTGCGCGGCGGGATAGCCGCCGAATACCAGCCCGGCGATCTGGGCAATTTCACGAAAGCGCCGCAGCGCCATCTCGCCAGCATTCAGACTGGCCAGCACATCTTCCAGCAAATTGTCCGCAGCCAGTGCATCGGGCAAGTGCGCGGCCCAGTCCACAGGGCTTGCTGCGAGCAGTTCGAAGCCGTAGTCATTGACCGCGATCGATACCGACAGCGGCTGCACGCGGCTGACCCGCCAGGCGATCAGGTTGGCAAGGCCCAGATTGGCCATGCGCCCGGCAAAGGGATAGAGAAACAGGTGCCAGCCCTGGCGCGAGTGCAGGGTTTCGGCCAGCAATGTGCGCTGTGTGGGCAGGGCCGACCAGCTCGCCTGAAGTGTCAGCAGGGGGCGAACGGCATGCATTTCCGCGCCTTCGTAGCGGCCGTGGGCTGCTGCATCCAGACGCTCGACCAGCGCCTGCGCCAGCTCGCTCGACAGCGGCATGCGTCCGCCATTCCAGCGTGCTACCGCCGCCTTGCGCGCGGTGCTGCGGCGCACGTAGGCGGTCATGTTCTCGACCCTTACCAGCTCCAGGATACGTCCGCCGAACAACAGCGCGTCACCGGGCTTGAGACGGGCAATGAAAGATTCCTCCACACTGCCCAGCGACTTGCCGCCGCCCCCTTTGCTCCAGTACTTCAACTGCAGGCTGGCGTCGCTGACGATGGTGCCGATACCCAGACGATGACGCCGGGCGAGGCGCTCGCTGGCCACGCGCCAGATGCCGTCGGGGTACGCTGCGACGCGCTGGTAGTCCGGGTAGGCGGTGAGCGAGCTGCCGCCATTGCGCACAAATGACAGTGCCCATTGCCACTGGCTCTCTTCGAGATCGCGAAAGGCCCAGGTGCTGCGAACCTCCTCGAACAGTTCGGCCGGTCGGAAACCACTGCCCAGCGCCATGCTGACCAGATGCTGGACCAGCACGTCCATGCTCAGGCGCGGCGAATAGCGTGCCTCGATATGCCCGGCAGCCAGCGCCTGGCGTGCCGCGGCCGCTTCCACCAGTTCAAGGCTGTGGGTTGGTACCAGGGTCACCCGTGAGGTACGCCCAGGTGCGTGCCCAGAGCGGCCTGCACGTTGCAGCAGGCGGGCGATGCCTTTGGCCGAGCCGATCTGCAGGACGCGTTCGACGGGCAGGAAATCCACTCCCAGGTCGAGGCTCGAGGTGCAGACCACCGCCTTCAGCGTGCCCTGCTTGAGGCTGCGCTCGACCCAGTCACGGGCGTGCCGGGCAAGCGATGCGTGGTGCAGGGCGATCAGTCCCGCCCACTCGGGATGCGCCTCGAGCAGGGCCTGGTACCAGAGCTCGGCCTGGGCGCGGGTGTTGGTGAACACCAGGCTGCTGGCGCTGGCCTCGATCTCGGCGCTGACCTGAGGGAGCATCTTCAGCCCCATGTGCCCGGCCCAGGGGAAGCGTTCGATCGCGCTCGGCACCAGGGTGTCGACCAGGATGCGCTTGTCCTGACGGCCCTGAACCAGTCGCCCGCCGGCAGGCAGCAAGACCTCAAGGGCGTGCGGCAGGTTGCCGAGGGTGGCCGAAAGCCCCCACACCACCAGTTGCGGCTGCCAGCGCCGCAGCCGGGCCAGGGCCAGTTGCAACTGCACGCCGCGCTTGTTGCCGAGCAGTTCGTGCCATTCATCGACCACCACCAGGCGCAGGCTGGCGAAGTCGGCGGCAGCCTGTTCGCGGGTCAGCAGCAGGGTGAGGCTTTCGGGAGTGGTGACCAGCGTGCTGGGCAGGCGCCGGGCCTGGCGTGCACGTTCGGCACTGGTAGTGTCACCGCTGCGTACCCCGATGGTCCAGTTCAGCTCCAATTCGTCCAGCGGTGCTTGCAGCGCGCGCGCGGTATCGCTGGCCAGGGCGCGCATCGGTGTGACCCACAGCACTTGGAGTGGCGCCGGTCGGCGTGCGTCGTGCAACTGTGCGAAAGCGCGCAGGGCGCCGAGCCAGACGGCGTAGGTCTTGCCGCTGCCGGTGCTGGCATGCAGCAGGCCCGACTCGCCGCGCTGGATCGCCGCCCAGACGCTGCGCTGGAAGGCGAAAGGCTTCCAGTTGCGGGAGGCGAACCAGGTGTTGGCGAGGTCGGAAGGGGATGGCATCGGCGGCCGGTCTCGTCGAAGGCTGTGCTTCTACAGACCGGCCGCAAGGTGCTTTGGTTTGATCGGGATCAGTTGGCCAGCAGATAGCCGCTGCGGCAGACCTTTTCCCCTGCGACATGGGCGATCACCATGCCGGTGGTGGCCATGCGCCGGACGCTGCGAGCGTAGAGCAGCCCGCCCTGGACGTTGCGGATCGGCGTCACCCGGTCGCTGAGCGGATCGATGACCTCGGCGATCAGTTGCCCAGGCTCCAGGTACTGCCCCGGTTTTGCGTGGAACACCAGCAGGCCGCCCAGCGGCGCGATCAATGGCTCCACGGCAGCCAGCGGGGTGGCGGGCTGGCGCAGCGGCGGCAATGCCGCGGGCTGACCTTCGATCACCCCGCTGTGGGTGAGGAAGTCGAGGATTGCCTGGCAGTCCTGGCTTGCCAGCTCGTGGTTGACATCGGCCTGGCCGCGCAGCTCGATGGTCACCGAGAAGCTGCCCATGGGGATCGGGAAACGCTTGGCAAAACGCTGCTGCAGTTGCCACCACACCAGGCTGAAGCACTCGTCGAACGACTGCCCGCCGGAGTCGGTGGCCAGCAGGCTGGCCTGGGCGCCGAGATAGCGCGCCAGCGGCTCGACCTGGGGCCAGGCTTCGGGCGTGGTGTAGAGGTGTTCGACGGCTTCGAAGTCGCAGTGCAGGTCCAGCACCATGTCGGCGTCGCAGGCCAGGCGCTGCAAGGCCAGGCGCTGGGATTGCAGGGGGGTGACGGCGGGGTGGCTGTCGAGCCCGCGGCGCAGGTATTCCCGGATCAGCGAGAGGTTGTGTGCCGTGTCTTGCGTGAGGTGGCTTTCGATCTGGTCGCCGATGCTGTCGGACAGGTCGACGAAGTTGCGATTGAAGTTTTCCCCGCTCTGCAGTTCGAAGCGCCCCAGCGGTGCGTCCAGCAGCACCTGTTCTAGACCCACCGGGTTGGCCACCGGCACCAGCACCACCTCGCGGCGCAGCAGATCTTGCTGGTGCAGTTCGTTCAGGCGCTGCTTGAGGTGCCAGGCCACCAGCATGCCGGGCAATTCGTCGGCGTGCAGCGAGGCCTGGATGTACACCTTGCCGCCACCGCGTGGGCCGAAGTGAAAGCTGTGCAACTGACGGCAGATGCCGGGGACGGGGGACAGCAGTTCGTGGGTCGAGTGATGCATGGGGGTCCTGGTCTGCGCTGGGCTGTGAACATGGGCGACTGGAAATAGAAGCACAAACCGGGGCTTTGTGCATGCTGGTGTGCGTACAAGCAGCTATGCAGGGCCCAGCAAGCTCTGCAGGGTTGCCAGGTCGTCGGCCTCCTCGACCGGTTTGTCGAGCCTCCAGCGCAGCATGCGCGGGAAGCGTACGGCGATGCCGCTCTTGTGTCGCTTGGACAGGGCGATGCCTTCGAAACCCAACTCGAAGACCAGCGTCGGGGTGACGCTGCGTACCGGGCCGAAGGTTTCCACCGTGGTCTTGCGGATGATCGCATCGACCTTGCGCATCTCTTCGTCGCTCAAGCCTGAATAGGCTTTGGCGAATGGCACCAGGTTGCGTTGCGCTGTTCCTGCAGGGGCATCCCAGACGGCGAAGGTGTAGTCACTATAGAGGCTGGCGCGTCGGCCATGGCCGCGCTGGGCGTAGATCAGCACGGCGTCCACGCTGAACGGGTCGACCTTCCATTTCCACCACAGGCCCAGGTCCTTGGTGCGGCCGACGCCGTACAGGGCATCGCGCCGCTTCAGCATGAGCCCTTCCACCCCCAGGTTGCGCGACTGCTCACGTTGCTCGGCCAGGGCTATCCAGTTCGGTGCCTGCACCAGGGGTGAAAGCAGCACGGGGGCCAAGGGGTACTCGACCAGCACGCGTTCCAGTTGCCCCCGGCGCTCGTGCTGTGGGCGACTGCGCCAGTCCTCGCCGTGCCATTCCAGCAGGTCGTAGGCTTGCAGCACCACCGGCGCATCGGCCAGCAGTTTGCGGCCCAGGGTCTTGCGGCCCAGCCGCTGCTGGAGCAGAGCAAAGGGCTGCACTGCCAGACTGTCGTCGCCGGCGCCGGGCTTCCATACCAGAATCTCGCCATCGAGCACGGTGCCATCAGGCAATGTCTCTATCAGGCTGTGCAACTCGGGAAAACGCTCGGTGACCAGTTCCTCGCCCCGTGACCAGATCCACAGCTGGCCCTCGCGCTTGACCACCTGGGCGCGGATGCCATCCCACTTCCATTCTGCCTGCCAGTCATCGACCGGGCCGAGCAGTGTCTCGAACTGTTCCAGTGGCGCCTGCAGGGCGTGGGCGAGAAAGAACGGATAGGGCTGGCCGCCGCGCTGGGCGTGTTCGTCGTCGGACTCGGGGGCGATCAGCTTCAGGTAGCTTTCAGCAACGGGGCGATGAGCCAGGTCGGTATAGCCGACCAGGCGCTGGGCCACACGCTTGGCATCCAGCCCCGACAACTGCGCCAGCGCACGGGTGACCAGCAGCTTGGAGACGCCGACACGGAAGCTGCCGGTGATCAACTTCAGGCAGAGCATCAGGCTGGGGCGGTCCAGCCTTTCCCAGAGTGTCGGCAAGCGCTGGCGCACCTCATCCGCCGGTTGCCCGCGCAAGGGCAGCAGGTGCTGCTCGACCCACACGGCCAGACCCTCGTCGGTATCGTGTCGGTGCTGGGGCAACAGCAGGGAAATGGTCTCGGCCAGGTCGCCGACAGCCTGGTAGCTCTCTTCGAACAGCCAGTCGGGCAGGTCTGCCAACTGCGTGGCCAGCTCGCGTAGCAGACGGGTCGGCACCAGTTGGCGCGGGCGGCCTCCGGCCAGGAAGTACACCGCCCAGGCCGCATCGGCGGCGGGAGCCTCGGCGAAATAGTCGCGCAGGGCCTGCAGCTTGGCGTTGCTCGAAGTGGTGGCGTCCAGGCGCAGGTAGAGTTCGGCAAAGGCCTTCATGTGGCGCTCTCCGGCGCGGGCGTGTCGTCTTCCTCGCCGTACTCGGTGGCGAAGGCGCGGGCGTCCAGGCCCTGTTCGCACAGGTAGCGCACCAGCACGTTGACCGAGCCATGGGTGACCATTACCCGTTCAGCACCGGTTTCGCCGATTGCCCACAGCAGCCCAGGCCAGTCGGCATGGTCGGAGAGTACGAAGCCGCGATCGACACCACGCCGGCGTCGGGTGCCACGCAGCAGCATCCAGCCACTGGCGAAGGCATCGCTGTAGTCGCCGAAACGGCGCATCCAGCTACTGCCGCCTGCAGAGGGTGGTGCCAGCACCAGGGCTTGGCGCAGGCGTGGATCGTTGCGTGGCAGATCGCCAGCGTACAGGGTCTCGGGCAGGGCGATCCCGGCTTCGCGGTAGACGCGGTTGAGCGGCTCGACCGCGCCGTGCACCACGATCGGCCCTATGCCTGCGTCCAGCCCGTGGAGAATGCGCTGGGCTTTGCCGAAGGCGTAGCAGAACAGCACGCTGGCCTTGCCCTGGTCCCGATTGGCACGCCACCAGGCGTTGATGCCTTCGAACACCTCGGCCTGCGAGGGCCAGCGATAGATCGGCAGGCCGAAGGTGGATTCGGTGATGAAGGTGTGGCAGCGCACCGGCTCGAACGGCGCGCAGGTGCCGTCTGGCTCAACTTTGTAGTCGCCCGAGGCGACCCACACCTGGCCCTGGTGTTCAAGGCGCACCTGGGCCGAGCCGAGCACGTGGCCGGCAGGGTGGAAGCTCAAGGTGATGCCGTGATGCTGGAGGCGTTCTCCATAAGGCAGGGTTTGCAGGTCGATGTCCTGGCCAAGACGGCTGCGCAGGATACCGGCGCCGGGTTCGGCACACAGGTAATGGCCGTTGCCGGTGCGCGCATGGTCGCCGTGCCCATGGGTGATCACCGCACGGTCAACCGGGCGCCAGGGGTCGATGTAGAAGTCCCCGGGCGGGCAGTACAGGCCTTCGGGGCGGGCGATGACGAGGTCCATGGCGTTCGCGCTGGCTGAGGTTACAAGTTAGGAGCGCAGCGCTGGCCCGGAAGTTCGGATGACATGGTGCTGACGAGCGGCCCGGACGAGCCGCTCGGGGTAGCCGCCTACTTGCCCGGCACCAGCGTCAGGCGTTGGCTGCCATAGGCGCGGGCAAAGTTCTGCGGTTGCACGGGCAGGCTCATGAAGCGCCCCTTGAACCAGGCGTCCAGGCCGTCACTGTAGTGAGGGCTGGCGGGGTTGCCGGACTGGCCGCTGCTGGTCAGGATCTGCAGCGGTTCGGCCTGGCCGAAGTCGACGACCATGCGTGCGGAGGCTGGCAGGCTGGTTTCGAAACCGTTGCCCCAGGGGTAAGGGGTCAGGGCCAGGGTGCTGAAGTCACCGCCGGTGGCCATCGGCGCGCGGCTGACGGTGTCGCCGAGCCCGTGGTAGTTCGGTGCTGGCCAGCGGTACTGGTGCAGCTTGCCCCATTGCCAGGCACGCCGGTCGGCGCCCATCTGTGCGACACCGGCATCCACCGCGGCGGCCAGGCTGCGGGCGAGGATGGTCGGTTTGTCTTCTTTCTGCGGCGTGCTGCGGTCATCCCAGAACGGACTGTCTTCGCGACCAAGCAGGTGGTCGGCCTGGGCCGAGTACGACAGCCGGGCGTTGCTGACAAACGCTTGCCAGGCCGGGCTGGACTCGGGGCCAAGCTCGTCGAGGAAGGTCTGGCGGGTGACGGCCTGGAGGAACAGTTCGTACAGCGCCGCATCGGCCGAGACTGGGCTCAGGCGGCCATCGAAAGCCTTGAGCCGGGTCAGGGCTTCACGAGCCTTGTCGCGCTGCTCGGCGGGCAGGGCATCGATGGCCTGCTTGAGCGGCTGGGCCATGCCCGGGGCGTCGAACATGCGCTTGAGCTTGTCGGCCAGCAGGGTG
The Pseudomonas putida genome window above contains:
- the apbC gene encoding iron-sulfur cluster carrier protein ApbC — encoded protein: MSAVTRAAIEGVLRQYTDPYLNQDPVSAGCVRAIDIQGGQVSVQLQLGYAAALFRNGWAQVLQTAIENLEGVTSAQVSIDTLIATHKAQAQVPALANVKNVIAVASGKGGVGKSTTAANLALALAREGARVGILDADIYGPSQGVMFGIPEGTRPQIREQKWFVPIKAHGVEVMSMAFLTDDNTPMVWRGPMVSGALLQLVTQTAWDDLDYLVIDMPPGTGDIQLTLAQKVPVAGSVIVTTPQDLALLDAKKGVEMFRKVNIPVLGVVENMAVHICSNCGHAEHLFGEGGGEKLAAQYGVELLASLPLSMLIREQADSGKPTAIAEPESQIAMVYQELARQVGARIVLQEAAAPAMPSITISED
- a CDS encoding cold-shock protein, translating into MSNRQSGVVKWFNDEKGYGFITPQSGDDLFVHFKAIQADGFKTLKEGQAVTFVATRGQKGMQAEEVQIA
- the dcd gene encoding dCTP deaminase; translated protein: MSIKSDKWIRRMAQEHGMIEPFVERQVRGEQDSRVISFGVSSYGYDVRCADEFKVFTNINSATVDPKNFDAGSFVDIKSDVCIIPPNSFALARTVEYFRIPRDVLTICLGKSTYARCGIIVNVTPLEPEWEGHVTLEFSNTTTLPAKIYANEGVAQMLFLQSDEECEVSYKDRGGKYQGQRGVTLPRT
- the pdeM gene encoding ligase-associated DNA damage response endonuclease PdeM: MHHLAIEHCGETLWLLPEKALYWPARRALLVADLHIGKAASYRALHQPVPRGTTQATLDRLDTLLQHYDCQQLIVLGDFLHARSARAPATLARVAAWRERHPGLRVVLVRGNHDRHAGDPPQELAIDVVDEPLLLPPFALQHETGAHPEHPVIAGHVHPACVLRGRGRQRLRLACFMFHAKVSLLPAFGEFTGGWTVQPEPGARLFVVGDQRVWAVPA
- a CDS encoding ligase-associated DNA damage response DEXH box helicase, with the translated sequence MPSPSDLANTWFASRNWKPFAFQRSVWAAIQRGESGLLHASTGSGKTYAVWLGALRAFAQLHDARRPAPLQVLWVTPMRALASDTARALQAPLDELELNWTIGVRSGDTTSAERARQARRLPSTLVTTPESLTLLLTREQAAADFASLRLVVVDEWHELLGNKRGVQLQLALARLRRWQPQLVVWGLSATLGNLPHALEVLLPAGGRLVQGRQDKRILVDTLVPSAIERFPWAGHMGLKMLPQVSAEIEASASSLVFTNTRAQAELWYQALLEAHPEWAGLIALHHASLARHARDWVERSLKQGTLKAVVCTSSLDLGVDFLPVERVLQIGSAKGIARLLQRAGRSGHAPGRTSRVTLVPTHSLELVEAAAARQALAAGHIEARYSPRLSMDVLVQHLVSMALGSGFRPAELFEEVRSTWAFRDLEESQWQWALSFVRNGGSSLTAYPDYQRVAAYPDGIWRVASERLARRHRLGIGTIVSDASLQLKYWSKGGGGKSLGSVEESFIARLKPGDALLFGGRILELVRVENMTAYVRRSTARKAAVARWNGGRMPLSSELAQALVERLDAAAHGRYEGAEMHAVRPLLTLQASWSALPTQRTLLAETLHSRQGWHLFLYPFAGRMANLGLANLIAWRVSRVQPLSVSIAVNDYGFELLAASPVDWAAHLPDALAADNLLEDVLASLNAGEMALRRFREIAQIAGLVFGGYPAAQKSTRQLQASSGLFYEVFRKHDAGNLLLGQARDEVLREELEIERLHQQLQKMSGLRLDLHALRRPGPLAFALLVEGMRETLSTEKLADRIARMVADLEKAASRTMSDLAGTERRKS
- a CDS encoding succinylglutamate desuccinylase/aspartoacylase family protein produces the protein MHHSTHELLSPVPGICRQLHSFHFGPRGGGKVYIQASLHADELPGMLVAWHLKQRLNELHQQDLLRREVVLVPVANPVGLEQVLLDAPLGRFELQSGENFNRNFVDLSDSIGDQIESHLTQDTAHNLSLIREYLRRGLDSHPAVTPLQSQRLALQRLACDADMVLDLHCDFEAVEHLYTTPEAWPQVEPLARYLGAQASLLATDSGGQSFDECFSLVWWQLQQRFAKRFPIPMGSFSVTIELRGQADVNHELASQDCQAILDFLTHSGVIEGQPAALPPLRQPATPLAAVEPLIAPLGGLLVFHAKPGQYLEPGQLIAEVIDPLSDRVTPIRNVQGGLLYARSVRRMATTGMVIAHVAGEKVCRSGYLLAN
- a CDS encoding ATP-dependent DNA ligase; translation: MKAFAELYLRLDATTSSNAKLQALRDYFAEAPAADAAWAVYFLAGGRPRQLVPTRLLRELATQLADLPDWLFEESYQAVGDLAETISLLLPQHRHDTDEGLAVWVEQHLLPLRGQPADEVRQRLPTLWERLDRPSLMLCLKLITGSFRVGVSKLLVTRALAQLSGLDAKRVAQRLVGYTDLAHRPVAESYLKLIAPESDDEHAQRGGQPYPFFLAHALQAPLEQFETLLGPVDDWQAEWKWDGIRAQVVKREGQLWIWSRGEELVTERFPELHSLIETLPDGTVLDGEILVWKPGAGDDSLAVQPFALLQQRLGRKTLGRKLLADAPVVLQAYDLLEWHGEDWRSRPQHERRGQLERVLVEYPLAPVLLSPLVQAPNWIALAEQREQSRNLGVEGLMLKRRDALYGVGRTKDLGLWWKWKVDPFSVDAVLIYAQRGHGRRASLYSDYTFAVWDAPAGTAQRNLVPFAKAYSGLSDEEMRKVDAIIRKTTVETFGPVRSVTPTLVFELGFEGIALSKRHKSGIAVRFPRMLRWRLDKPVEEADDLATLQSLLGPA
- a CDS encoding ligase-associated DNA damage response exonuclease, producing MDLVIARPEGLYCPPGDFYIDPWRPVDRAVITHGHGDHARTGNGHYLCAEPGAGILRSRLGQDIDLQTLPYGERLQHHGITLSFHPAGHVLGSAQVRLEHQGQVWVASGDYKVEPDGTCAPFEPVRCHTFITESTFGLPIYRWPSQAEVFEGINAWWRANRDQGKASVLFCYAFGKAQRILHGLDAGIGPIVVHGAVEPLNRVYREAGIALPETLYAGDLPRNDPRLRQALVLAPPSAGGSSWMRRFGDYSDAFASGWMLLRGTRRRRGVDRGFVLSDHADWPGLLWAIGETGAERVMVTHGSVNVLVRYLCEQGLDARAFATEYGEEDDTPAPESAT